CTTGGTACTAAAAGGATGGTGTCTGGATGAAAGGTTTAAGTACGTAGCCCCTTATAAGATTGCTAAACGACAGGAATGAACTGGATATCATATCAGAAATGAAGAGACACTTACAAGTCTACATTGATAATGTGTGTATGTAGATGTATTTTAAAGCTAGGAGATCGGAGGAATAGAACTTGGGAAAGAGGATAATATTGACATGGTATTGGATCAACCAGTTATAATTGGTATCAAAATCGAATGTCCATGTACACTGTGTTAGTTCCAGGACCAATCAAATGAAAGTTGGCGAGCATGCAATGAGCCAGTCCGGTTGTGTCGAGGTGGAAGGCATGAGCAACCCTACATGTAAATACATTGAAGTTGAAGGAACAAGATTTGAACcgaaatatataatatttatatagtaTTGCACCAGATTATTATAAGTTTCAAAGTGGTACATATAAAGCATGTTTATTGCATCAGTTAGGATAAAGTACATCTTTAGCgctatgattaaaaaaaaagggtGGTCCGATCGCACTACGCGttcccgctgagcgagggtccggggaggggtcccaccacaagggtgtactggggtaagccttcccctgccaatctTTAACGCTATGATTATTAGAGGAAAACAGATTTAGTCTCCACATTTGCTAGATAGTGCAATTTCAATTTTCATTCAccgaaaatgagtttttttcatgaaaaaaaaatatatgtaatttcaagaTTTATTGAGTAGACAACATGCTATTATTTCGTGAAGCTTGAAATTGTAGCATGTGATTTAAGATTGTACTATTTTATACACTGGGTTAAATATGATCTCTCCTATAATCATATTACTAAATTTATAACCTATCCCGATTTCATAAGAACCAAGTGTATGAAAAAACAAAAGTACAAGAGCTAAATTGATAAGTTTTATCAACTAGAAGGGCTAATACTACTATTTTCCCCAATTGATTTGGGGAATTTAGGGAAAATCTCACTCTTTCCTCATTAATTGAGATAGTAGAGTTAGAGATATACAATAAATTCTAACAAACACCATATTTTACTTATGTAACATCCCGGTCCAATACCatatagatattgtccgctctggcccaaatccaacacattaggcctcacggctttaaaacgcgtctgcatgtattggattcacatcttactaataagccccaatcactccctctccatttccgatgtgggattcagttcattcctccTTGCTCAGgtcttctaccccggcgccacccatttcggaccgggtcgttacaggcccaccaacttccgcctggttcgtccccgaaccacacatcgtacgtggagagtcggctctgataccaattgtaacatccCGGTTCAATACCacgtagatattgtccgctctggcccaaatccaacacattggaCCTCActgctttaaaacgcgtctgcagaTTCACATCtgactaataagccccaatcactccctctccatttctgggattcagttcattcctgccccatcaccatcccttagggccgctccttgctcaggttTTCTATCCCGACACCACCCattccggaccgggtcgttacaacTTAATTTCTTTTGTAGGTGCTGACTGTGTAAACGTGTGTTGATAAACACTTTTGAGCTTTATGATGGCAGCAACCATTAACCAAAACTTCATTTTCTATAATAAAAGAGACAACAAAAGTCCTTTACAAAATCATGTGCTGTGCTGGATCAATCGACATGACATGAGATGAGAGGCAGTTATTCAttaaactaacaaaaaaaactGCTTGCTTTTTATTGGATAAAggataatcttttttttttaatggatttTTCTTTGAGggtgagccttggcgcaacggtaaataTTGTTGTCATGTGACTAAGAGGGCACGGATGcttcttgccaaataaattggtaggggaaggcttgctcccagtacacccttgtggtgggacccctccccggatcctcgctcagcggggataTCTAcatgtaattaaccctaaagaGATAGAGTTGTTTgtaattttgaaattaaaaatgataaagtaATTTATCAAGTCGGTagcatgtttgacattgacatAGTAAGTTGAAGGATCAAATTCTatcaactatatatatatatatctttttaaTCTTTTTAGTATAGATATTGAAAAAGTGCATTTTTCCAAATGAGATAAGAAATGTTAGAAGGGAAAGAAAGTAGACACATGGGGTGAATTGCTCAAAACGTGACATCAATGCCTCACAAATCCACAACTTAATTGTACTAAACAACTTTTTTTCTTGTTAGAGATTTTATCCATTCTTTTCTATCTTCAATCAAGATGAGGTGTTAATGACTAGACATTTGGCCAAACCTTTAATAGAACCTTTTTCCTATCTCTCCATAAAACCATCACCATTAAGTTATTACCAGACAGGGACCGATCAAGAAAGGTTTTGAGGGTTGAAGTGGTTAGAAAATGCTAAAAATTTTATGGAAATTGTGTACAGGGTTTCACCATTGTTGCTAGTGTTTTGAAAATAGGTCAGAACGGTCAGTTTCACCGGTTTGATCCCGAACAAGTCAGATTTCTGGTCGGATTGATGATAGGTTTTTTTATTCCTATCAAATAAGATTGAACCGCTTGAATCAAATAAGTTAACTATAAACCGGTTCGGTTGAGTGCTTTGGTCCGGTTAGTTTTTCAttcatatttaattaaaaaacagAGAATTATGTAGTTGAGAGAATTCAAACTTAGATCACTAAGCTAGTTTCCACTTGTGACTATTGGCaacaatataaatttatatattagtaCTGCTTAaacattaaaaatttaaaatattatttataaccTCATTTGGTTCAACCAATCCGAGTTAACTGGTTGAATCCATTAACGTCTGATCCAGTTGTCAATCTAGTTCGATTTCCGGTCtgatttttaaaacattggGTTATTGTTTCATTTTGCATTAAGTCGCGGCAAGAGAGAATGCAAAGTGTGACGGATCTAGAATTCACTAATAGAAGATGTTTGGGATGCTCTGTGATGGTATATGAGTGTTCTATGGATAATTTATGGATGAGAGGCAGTTATTCATTAAGCTAACAAAAAAACTGCCTACTTTTTATTGGATAAAGgataatcttttttttaatggatttTTCTTTGAGGGTGAGCCCTGGCACAACGGTTAACGTTTTtatcgtgtgaccaagaggttacgagtttgagtcttaggagcggcctcttgccaaataaattggtagggAAAGGCTTGCTcctagtacacccttgtggtgggacccctcctcgtaccctcgctcagcggggacaaGTAGTACACCGGGCCGCCCTAAAATACTACGGGCTCGTTTGGTTCGCAGAATAGATGGGGAATagaatagcctattcctaaagaatagctattcccacctttggttgatttttttttatagaatagctattctatggaatccctattccttgatttcatggaatagctattcttcaatttaggtTACGAATAGTctattcctaatattatatttttgtaatttataaaattatcctccattaaatccacaatcttctctctaatcactttcccaaatcttataaattttggtcaatccataatttatatcatataaaacgtgaaaaatggaaaaatgacgaaaacgttaaaaaatgtaaaaatatgaaacacgaaaaatgtgaaaatgttacaaacacgagaatatgcaaaaaataaaatacgcgaaaaacatgaaaacgtgaacaaatgcgaaaaacacgaagacgcaaaaaaaaaagcaaacacacgaaaaacacaaaataggaatagtgcgaaaaagtgacaaaacacgaaatattaaaaaacgtgaaaaataaaaatgcgaaaatgcgaaaaaatacgaaaaatgctaaaacacaaaaacgtgacaatatgtgaaaaacatgaaaatgcgaaaaacgcaaacaaaacacgaaaacgttaaaaacaaaaaaatatgaaaaaatacggaaaacatggaaaaacgtgaataacacgaaaaagtaacaaaatacgaaaaaaacaaaaacgcgaaaaaaaacaaaaaggggaaaaaccgaaaaacgaaaacgtgaaaaatcgaaaacatgcaaaataaaacacaataacatgagaaaacgtgaaaaatacgaaaacgtgaacaaacggaaaaaacaagaaaacttgggaaacacggaaaaacataaaaaaacgttACAAAcgcatttttcgcgtttttaacactttttcatgttttcgtgtttttcgattttttcacgtttttcattttttttttcacattttcgtgttttccagttttttcatgtttttgtgttttttacagtttgcacattttttttgtgttttttcatattttgcgtgtgtgtgttttttttttgtgttaacacgtttatatgttttcgcgttttcacccttttccacttttatctcatttttttcttttgtttttgtgtttttaatgtttttttttgcgcttttacattttgtttttttacctctcttttttcgtgtttttacaatttttccgttttcatgttcttattgttttttcgtttttaatgtatttttcgtgtttttttcgtctttcgtgttttccatttttctattttttatatattttttaaaataatatatattaaatatttgaacaatttatagtaaaaaattaaaattttaaaataaataagaaattacatttgaggataataatgtctttttaataaaaaaattatctattccattctaccttattccaccaacaattcctaagaatttctattccattctttgctattctattcctttggaataacCATTCTATTCCATTTCATTCTATTTCgcgaaccaaacggcacctACATGTCATCTCTTATGAGATTTTATCCATTCTTTTCTATCTTCAATCAAGATGAGGTTTTGATGACTAGACATTTGGTTCAACCTATCCATCATTGTCTCCAGTGTTATGAAAATCAGATCAGAACGGTCAGTTTCACCGGTTTGATCCTGAACAAGTGAGATTTCCTATCCGATTAATGATGGGTTTTTATATTCCTATCAAATCGGATTGAACTGCTTGAATAAAATAAGTTAACCGTAAACTAGTTCAGTTGAGTGGTTCAATCCGATTAGTTTTTCATCAAtatttaatttaagaaaaaattatGTAGTTGAGAGAATTCAAACTTAGGTCACCAAGTAccaatacatatatattttatcaCTAAGCTAGTTTTCCACTTGTGACTATTGGCAaccatataaatttatatgttGTAATAATTTCTTAAACAttagaaattaaaaatattatttatgacGTCATTTGGTTCAACCTATCCGAATTAATTAGTTGAATTCATTAACTTTTAACCCAATTCTCAATCCAGTTTGATATTTGGTCTGATTTTTAAAACATCCATTATTGCTTCATTTTACATTAAGAGAGTGGCGAGGAGAGAGAATACAAAGAGTGACAATTTTAGAATTCACTCGAGTAGAAGATGTCATCATGTTCTATGATGATATATGAGTGTtctattgatattttttaagtttaaaagTTGGTGTTTCATTCATTAGAATGTGGTAATTAAATAAaagaacataaaaaaaatacatttaagtataaatttgagCTCAAGATCATTCTCGAGTCGTTCTTGAACTGAATCATTCTTATGCTAGAACTAAGTATATTTAACGAATTTAGAGGGAAGTAAACCTACCCTTTTATCTATCCTTGTACAACTGCATACCTGTTAATTAAATTACTCACTCATAATTGAATGAAGTAAGACAAAATAATAATGAAGGAACAAACAATGCATTCAAAATACTAAAAACAAAGTTACACACTTAAAGGTTCAGAGAATGATGAAAACACAAAAGGAGGGCTCCTTAAATAGCCCAAAATGTAGCAAAAATAATTGTTCAAGATGAGTTAAAGTATTCAAGATTTGGCCTGACAGACTGTTGTGACGCATCATTTTCTTCAGGGGTGTGGTTGTTCTGCAGCAACATTTAATATCTTGATCAGGAAAGGTCTTCAATAATTTGGTGATGAGTGATTACAAAATTTTGGACCCCTATTTCATCCAACTAGAGATTCTCACTTAACGCCaatgttcttcttcttttagCTCTCCTTCCATGCTTGCTCACCGTGTGAATTCTTCAGCGGAACAGACACGAACTCTTTTACAAGAAGTCTATACAAAAAATCGTATATTTCTTGTTCTTTTATGCGTGAGAAAACACCCATAAATAATACACACAAATTACACAAATTGTACTTATCAATtttaaatgaaaataatatcCGAATCTAAAAAGTGAATGAAGGAATATTCCAAGCTTGATTGAGGAACTTTATAGTGTCATGGATTAGGTCAATATAGAACTACTGCAGGGTCATCTTAATCCAATTTGTCTTATTTTCATTGACTAAATTAACATTTAAGAAAGCTAATtggtaaattatttatataaagaaACAAATTGAGAATTTTTATACATTGGTCCAAAGATTTAAGCAAATTTGGAGGAGAGTGATCgggagtgatatgagtttattagggattTAAGAAAATATGGTAgcggataggacagagtggagggagagaatttgtgttgctgacacgacttgatttcacggttttatatgatgattCATGTTAGCTGACCCCAAATTATTTAGGgactaagactttgttgttgttgttggtccAAAGACAGAAACACAGTATACACATCTTGTTagcagtggcggatccaggattaCTGagaaaatgtgtttattgattgTGATTTATAAGtgttaattgatattttttgaGTATTTTTAGGTAACAAATTAAAGTTCCATTCACATTTTTCATATAATGTCTCACATTTTTCGAGGACCAGTGGGTGCTTAATCACCCGTCTACACCCCCTAGACGGGTCTCTGGCTATAGTGATTAATTATTGTAGAAGCAATCACCAATCACGTGGTCTAGGTGGTTAAGGTAATGAATCTAATCAGGATCAAATCTTAGAGATGAGAATGAAGCTGTGATTAAAATATTTGTGACACAATAATTGTTATCCAAACTTTATTTAtctgttatatatttaagtctcAAATTCACAACTAATTACCATATTAAAAGTCATTTTttagtggtgaagctcttagcctagtggttgagagcttacctatgccatgggaggtcatgggttcgaatcacatccgggtctggtggggatttttctttcttctttaatgtaagcgcattgcgcaaattttaaaaaaaaaaaagtcattttTTTAACAATCTGGCACATTAATGAAATTGAAAGcgaaaaaaatcataattttctaATCAATATTTGTATAGGACAGATAGGCAACAAAACAATGATATACCAACATAACATAATCATGCCCAATCTGATCAATCAAAGACCTAGAGGGCTTGAGGAATACCGAACCCCAAATCTATGAGTACATGTTCACCTATCAACAAGGTGGTACATAGCATAGCTTTAACGCTTATAACCACCTCTATTTTTTCAAATCACATTATAAATAGAGTAAGATATCCTCCAGACTCATTTATATTCATTAAGCTTATACTATCTAGCTAtaatgcacggaaactcttcatgACAAGCGTTTCTCCATTTCCGGCACATGTGGGAAACTCTCAGAAACTGATACGAAACGTTTCTTGACACGTTTCCGTAATTACTAAAAATATGAAACATGTCTCTCGGTTTTTAAAAGGTTTTGGCTACCTATTTcgattaaaattttgaaaattcaaattttctattttgcAGTTCCTGTTTAATCTAAGATTAGTAAAATTGAAACTTTGTATTTGAGAGATAATTGCTTCCTTGTATCCTTCAATTTAAAGAACTTATCCATATTTCTTTCCCCCTATAATATTCCTTATCTCTTGAATCTTGATTGAGTTTGGACATTCTTCATCTTGTTCTTCAatcttgtggtgggacccctccccggaccctcgctcagcggggacgcgtaatgcgaccgggccgccctttttttttttttttttattatattttaatatttataaatatgaccctatattttcaatatttacACATTCCCCCACGTTTCCGTTTCATATGTTTTTCATAAATTACGTTTTCCAGTATCGTTTCCGTTTCAGTTTCCGTATCTGTTTTCGTTTGGGTGCAACATAGCTATGTAGTTTTATTTTACTGTTATGCTCATTCTCAGATTGTCCATAAAAACTGACTTAATTAGACATGGGAGCCGGTTAGCCAGACTCCGAACTCTCCTTTAACCATGCTTCCATACGGGTTTGTTTTACGCAATTTAGCCGCATCACTCACCATCCAAACATGAATATTTGATATTGAAAAGAattttctttataaaaaaaatattattataaagaaaaatccattaaaaaaattatcctttttatcCAAGAAAAAGAAGGCAGTCATTTTGTTAGTTTAATGAAATCCAACTGCCTCTCATGTCGATTGATCAACATAGCATATGATCTTTTAAAGGACTTTTATGGTCTCTTTTATTATAGAAAGTGAAATGTTGGTTAATGGTTGCTGACATCAGAAAGTCATATTGCCAGCTCAAAAGTCTTTATCAACATGTTTACTCAGTCAGCCCATACAAAAGTCTTTGTTAGAATTTATTGTATATCTCTGGTTCAACTGTCCCAACAAATCAGGAAAGACTCAGATTTTCTGTAAATTCCCCAAATGAAATTGGGAAACTAGTAGTTGTTTTCTGAGAAATCTAATGTACAAAAAAGGTGCATCACATAGGCATAATATAATAAGGCACTGCTACTTAAATCTTTTACCCTGATTCAACTGCAATTGTAAAGAAAATCCAATGAATCTGGATAACAAAAAGGGCTAACAGTTATACAACTTCTCCCTGTAGAATGGTCTCACAAACTTGTGCAATCAACCAAAAACTTCTTAGAGAAGAgaataatcaaaatcaaatcaaTATGGTCtacataaaaaaaagaaatggatTTTCAAATTTGGGCCTACAATATCTTTTTCTTGAAAGcaataaaaatgtaatattttcttaaaaatatatacatcATGTCTGAGTCAACATGTCTGCCTTTGCTATCATGGATGATTAATGGCTGACTCATGTAAGCAAAGCAAAAGTTAAGTATCACCTAACTCTAATATCCTTTTCTATATATACTTGCACAAAATTCATAAGTTCATCTACCAAATTCAGCAACCTAATCACTCTCTCTACAATCTTCTTCCTACCAAATTCATATTTTGATAAAAGATGAAGAATTTATCTCAGAAAGCACAAGTTTTTGGAATCCCAATCACAACTTCAGCAAAGCCAGTTAAGAGAATGCCAAGACTTTTTCTTGAAAATTCTACCCAAGGCTATATTCCAACTCCTGCTCATAAATCCCTCACTGTCAAGCAAGGTAATTTCTGACAgaatttaccgacggaaatttCTGCCGTGATGACGTTTTCTCTTGTACTTCCATGAAAACATGATGGTTTTGTTTTCTGATCTGCTAGTTTTCGTATGTTGTAGACAAGCTAGACTCAGTGATTCAGAGGATGAACAAGCTAGGGAAAAAAGCTGACAAGTTTGCTCACGGAATCCGAAAGCATGGTAAGTTATATTAAGAGTCATGTCATCGAACTTAGTTAACAGTGGCGGAATGAGAAAGAAACAAACAGGGTCAATTGATGAAAATGTGTTAAAAGTTATAAACCTTTTGTGGAACTAAGAATTTGACGGATATTTTTCATCCAGATGATGCCAAATCCACTACGAATTTTGAATTTGGCGACAGAAACTTCTGTCGGTAATCTAATGCTTCTTTATTTTTCCTAAGTCGGGAGTCAATAGACCCTCCGTGACCCTCTTCCTCCGTCCCTGGTCAATTGGATTGACTTACTAAAAGTTACAAACTTTTTAAGGGACTAAGGATCAACGACGGACAGTTTTCCGCAAGTAATGCTATCCCAACAAAAATAGCATATTTACTGACGGATTATCCTTCTTACAGGTGTCAAACCTAATTAATCAGATTCACTTACTAAAACTAATTTGTGGACTTTGTGTGAAAATCTTTTTCTGAATTTGTTGGATTGCAGTGAGATTGGGAAGCAAAATCACAGAAACCCTGAAGGGAAAGTTGAGCTTAGGTGCAAGATTAATTAAAGTAGGAGTTAACAAAGCATTCAGGCATTTATTTAgtgttagagaaggagaaagattATTGAAAGCTTGTCAATGTTACTTGTCTACAACAGCTGGTCCTCTTGCTGGCCTTCTCTTTATCTCAACTGAGAAGATTGCCTTCTGCAGTGAGAGATCAATCAAAATGACTTCTTCCGGTGGAAAATCCGTCGGAATCCATTACAAGGTAATATTATAAGAAAAACAAGTCCTAACGCATCCATACTTCCTGAAACTTGTCGGAAAAAATCTTATCATGAAGACGATTGGTTAGCTTCTTGAAGTTGTTTAAAATGACATGATTATACCACAAGTCTTACGTGATAGTGAAGCGCACAacaatttaaacaagttcaggagTTAATTGGTCACTTTAAGCCGTTAATCGGTTATTAGTAAATCTCATTTGTTTGAGCAATGTTAAGAATTGAAGCTAAATATACTAATTTTTGCAGGTAGTAATCCCATTAAGAAAGATAAAGACAGCAAACCAGAGTGAAAATGTGAAGAAGCCATCACAAAAGTACATAGAAATAGTTACTGTTGATGATTTTGATTTCTGGTTTATGGGTTTTTACAATTACCAGAAAGCTTTCAATCATCTTCAGCAAGCAGTTTCTCAAAGCTTTGACAACCAAATGAGATGATTTAGTATAAGCAAGACCTTGAAGTCAGCCCCTTTTATTCATGGGATGTAACTAGGAAGCAAGATAGCACATGTCAACAAGATCAGTTGACAGCAAAAAATGTACAGaagaagttttattaatgagAAGTTTTTCATATCTATATATTCTAGTTTTTATTCTTATTTGGATACAAATCTAATTGGAATGACATAGTATTATTCTGTTTGT
The window above is part of the Euphorbia lathyris chromosome 3, ddEupLath1.1, whole genome shotgun sequence genome. Proteins encoded here:
- the LOC136223339 gene encoding GEM-like protein 4, whose translation is MKNLSQKAQVFGIPITTSAKPVKRMPRLFLENSTQGYIPTPAHKSLTVKQDKLDSVIQRMNKLGKKADKFAHGIRKHVRLGSKITETLKGKLSLGARLIKVGVNKAFRHLFSVREGERLLKACQCYLSTTAGPLAGLLFISTEKIAFCSERSIKMTSSGGKSVGIHYKVVIPLRKIKTANQSENVKKPSQKYIEIVTVDDFDFWFMGFYNYQKAFNHLQQAVSQSFDNQMR